Proteins from a genomic interval of Thermoflexus sp.:
- a CDS encoding sigma-70 family RNA polymerase sigma factor: protein MDPERTEQEAIRRWRAGDPEGLAVLVRLYELRALRTAYLILQDRMDAEDAVQNASLRAWIYRRRFDPQRPFWPWFLQLVIREARRIAGRHLSKSVSDTGSDADRVDMEGWKDPGHAPDLIAERKESVRALRQALQRLSPAQRTAVVLRYYHSLAEKEIAEIMGCSVGAVKHYLYEARLRLRDMLDSGETQL from the coding sequence ATGGATCCAGAGCGGACGGAACAGGAAGCGATCCGGCGCTGGCGCGCAGGAGATCCAGAAGGGCTGGCGGTGCTGGTCCGCCTTTATGAGCTGCGGGCATTGCGCACCGCTTACCTGATCCTGCAGGACCGAATGGATGCGGAGGATGCCGTTCAGAACGCTTCCCTCCGCGCCTGGATTTATCGCCGCCGCTTCGATCCTCAGCGTCCGTTCTGGCCATGGTTCCTTCAACTGGTGATCCGCGAAGCCCGACGAATCGCAGGGCGACACCTCTCGAAATCTGTGTCGGATACCGGGAGCGATGCAGATCGTGTGGATATGGAGGGATGGAAGGATCCCGGGCATGCTCCGGATCTTATCGCGGAGCGAAAGGAATCCGTGAGAGCGCTTCGACAGGCCCTGCAGCGCCTCTCGCCAGCGCAGCGAACGGCCGTTGTGTTGCGCTACTATCATAGCCTCGCGGAGAAAGAGATCGCCGAGATCATGGGCTGCAGCGTCGGCGCTGTCAAACACTATCTGTATGAGGCGAGGCTGAGGCTTCGGGACATGCTCGACTCGGGGGAAACACAGCTGTAG